A portion of the Rhinopithecus roxellana isolate Shanxi Qingling chromosome 19, ASM756505v1, whole genome shotgun sequence genome contains these proteins:
- the KRT222 gene encoding keratin-like protein KRT222 isoform X2, which translates to MDKDEEALKAAQAELKEARRQWHHLQVEIESLHAVERGLENSLHASEQHYQMQLQDLEAVIEGLEKELQEVRRGIEKQLQEHEMLLNTKMRLEQEIATYRRLLEKEEIRYYGCIQGEKKDKKPTTSKVGFVLPSAIINEISFTTKVPQKYENENVETVTKQGILNGSIVKESTEAHGTVQTEKVDEVIKEWEGSFFKDNPRLRKKSVSLRFDLHLAATDEGCLQTKQDNLPDIEVRLIMRRSCSIPSIKPPSTAD; encoded by the exons atggacaaagatgaAGAGGCTTTGAAGGCAGCTCAAGCAGAACTCAAGGAGGCCCGACGCCAGTGGCACCACCTGCAAGTGGAAATTGAATCTCTCCATGCTGTG GAAAGGGGCCTTGAAAACTCCCTACATGCCAGCGAGCAGCATTACCAGATGCAGCTGCAAGACCTAGAGGCTGTGATTGAAGGACTAGAAAAAGAGCTACAGGAAGTAAGGCGCGGCATCGAAAAGCAGCTTCAAGAGCATGAGATGCTTCTCAACACGAAGATGAGGCTGGAACAAGAAATAGCAACTTATCGCCGCctcctagaaaaagaagaaatcag ATATTATGGTTGTATCCAAGgtgagaaaaaagacaaaaagcctACCACAAGTAAAGTTGGTTTTGTTTTACCATCAG ccattataaatgaaatatctTTTACTACAAAAGTCCCACAAAAGTATGAGAATGAAAACGTAGAAACAGTGACCAAACAGGGAATCTTAAATGGGAGTATCGTTAAGGAGAGCACTGAAGCTCATGGCACTGTCCA gACAGAGAAAGTGGATGAAGTTATTAAAGAATGGGAAGGTTCTTTCTTTAAAGATAACCCTCGATTGAGGAAAAAATCTGTTTCTCTTCGATTTGATCTTCATTTAGCAGCCACTGATGAAGGGTGTTTACAGACTAAGCAGGATAATCTACCAGATATAGAAGTCAGGCTTATCATGAGAAGATCATGCAGTATTCCCTCTATCAAACCTCCATCAACAGCTGATTAA
- the KRT222 gene encoding keratin-like protein KRT222 isoform X1 yields MELSQLLNEIRANYEKILTRNQIETVLSTRIQLEEDISKKMDKDEEALKAAQAELKEARRQWHHLQVEIESLHAVERGLENSLHASEQHYQMQLQDLEAVIEGLEKELQEVRRGIEKQLQEHEMLLNTKMRLEQEIATYRRLLEKEEIRYYGCIQGEKKDKKPTTSKVGFVLPSAIINEISFTTKVPQKYENENVETVTKQGILNGSIVKESTEAHGTVQTEKVDEVIKEWEGSFFKDNPRLRKKSVSLRFDLHLAATDEGCLQTKQDNLPDIEVRLIMRRSCSIPSIKPPSTAD; encoded by the exons ATGGaactgtcccagctactcaatgAGATCAGGGCAAACTATGAAAAGATCCTCACCAGAAATCAGATAGAGACGGTGCTCTCAACAAGGATCCAG CTAGAAGAAGACATAagcaaaaaaatggacaaagatgaAGAGGCTTTGAAGGCAGCTCAAGCAGAACTCAAGGAGGCCCGACGCCAGTGGCACCACCTGCAAGTGGAAATTGAATCTCTCCATGCTGTG GAAAGGGGCCTTGAAAACTCCCTACATGCCAGCGAGCAGCATTACCAGATGCAGCTGCAAGACCTAGAGGCTGTGATTGAAGGACTAGAAAAAGAGCTACAGGAAGTAAGGCGCGGCATCGAAAAGCAGCTTCAAGAGCATGAGATGCTTCTCAACACGAAGATGAGGCTGGAACAAGAAATAGCAACTTATCGCCGCctcctagaaaaagaagaaatcag ATATTATGGTTGTATCCAAGgtgagaaaaaagacaaaaagcctACCACAAGTAAAGTTGGTTTTGTTTTACCATCAG ccattataaatgaaatatctTTTACTACAAAAGTCCCACAAAAGTATGAGAATGAAAACGTAGAAACAGTGACCAAACAGGGAATCTTAAATGGGAGTATCGTTAAGGAGAGCACTGAAGCTCATGGCACTGTCCA gACAGAGAAAGTGGATGAAGTTATTAAAGAATGGGAAGGTTCTTTCTTTAAAGATAACCCTCGATTGAGGAAAAAATCTGTTTCTCTTCGATTTGATCTTCATTTAGCAGCCACTGATGAAGGGTGTTTACAGACTAAGCAGGATAATCTACCAGATATAGAAGTCAGGCTTATCATGAGAAGATCATGCAGTATTCCCTCTATCAAACCTCCATCAACAGCTGATTAA